From Seriola aureovittata isolate HTS-2021-v1 ecotype China chromosome 16, ASM2101889v1, whole genome shotgun sequence, one genomic window encodes:
- the LOC130183646 gene encoding toll-like receptor 13 isoform X1, giving the protein MGSWSPFLFFFSLSVLLHFNLSLAYSLKNCTVAYSYSATEVRVQCIHRYLTAVPDEIPQNATSLDLSSNQILKINRTDLIGLSKLKYLNLNKNSISHIKDGAFSDLVQLTNLTIDLNNLTNVTDNMFQGLSKLVYLSLYFNQITHISPLAFQHLASLQRLILRFNNLHQIIAIVPVLQLPNFYELDLAQNNISSFQSDDLPVNISNLRTLQLNSNCLRKFSLTRDLFPHLESIYFSGCSSDFEWNVPNKTFLRSLSTLYLSETYKSFETYTLMLQSADSVEYLSLGFMKQWLHEGLVDIACRLPALKRLKLSYNFPGSINDTLLQPCSKLTELNLAANDLTELSQFSLRAMKRLKHLDLDKNHLTSVPLAIRGLSTLQILQLSHNFIAELGCSDFHNLTKLTELNLSHNRISILKRCVFQEMNDLKILNAKHNLISEFDGTFKFTLQNLQVLNLYSNNFNKLSDGHFQNLSSLRSLALESKIYSVAQAGAFEGLYDLQNLSVSLLSYMEGLFTGLQLLESLTLHQSFDRDSGVSNKNFEPSFSSLPSLKRLEIKNYNTYSCEISQNLLRGLKSLEHFAAERFFIESPHPDTFTYSPHLKNLQITQSNLSELKPELFQPIPNLQALDLSKNKLRSLDFLAQADLPALSWLTLRGNELTVINETIFQSLPALRYLDLFGNPFTCDCSNTGFIQWVKSNNQTQVVNAYQFDCSFPLSKLGTKLLDFDIQSCWMDYSFLCFITSTCLVVLTLLSSFIYHFLRWQLAYAYHLFLAFFYDSRKRRKGTPHRYDAFISYNIHNEDWVYREMLPVLEGEQGWRLCLHHRDFQPGKPIIENITDAIYSSRKTICVISRRYLQSEWCSREIQMASFRLFDEQKDVLILLFLEEIAAWQLSPYYRMRKMVKKRTYLNWPQAGQYTGVFWQNVQRALETGDAPTETTDPLTGLAGLDI; this is encoded by the exons ATGGGAAGTTGGTCTccatttctcttcttcttctccttgtcTGTCCTGCTTCATTTTAACCTCTCACTGGCTTACTCACTGAAAAACTGCACTGTTGCATATTCTTATAGTGCGACTGAAGTTCGAGTTCAATGTATTCATCGTTACCTCACTGCCGTTCCTGATGAGATTCCCCAAAATGCAACATCGCTAGATCTCAGCTCCAATCAGATTTTAAAGATCAACAGAACAGATCTGATCGGTTTATCAAAGCTCAAATATTTGAAcctgaacaaaaacagcatcTCACACATAAAAGATGGAGCTTTTTCTGACCTGGTGCAGTTAACCAACCTCACCATTGACTTAAATAACCTCACAAATGTGACAGATAACATGTTTCAGGGACTGTCCAAATTAGTTTATCTGTCTCTATACTTCAACCAAATCACACACATCTCCCCACTGGCCTTTCAGCATCTCGCCAGTTTACAGAGACTAATTCTGAGATTTAACAACCTACATCAAATTATTGCTATTGTGCCAGTTTTACAGCTACCTAACTTTTATGAGCTGGACCTTGCACAAAACAACATCAGCTCTTTTCAGTCAGACGATCTCCCTGTTAACATCTCAAACCTCAGGACACTGCAGCTAAATTCAAATTGTCTGAGAAAGTTCAGCCTTACAAGAGACCTCTTCCCTCATCTCGAATCTATTTATTTCTCTGGGTGCAGCAGTGACTTTGAGTGGAATGTACCCAACAAGACTTTTCTGAGGAGCCTCAGTACTTTATATTTAAGTGAAACATACAAAAGTTTTGAGACGTACACATTGATGCTGCAGAGTGCAGACTCAGTGGAATATTTATCTCTGGGCTTTATGAAGCAGTGGCTTCATGAAGGTCTGGTAGACATTGCCTGCCGACTGCCTGCgctgaaaagactgaaattGAGTTATAACTTTCCCGGAAGCATAAATGATACACTGCTGCAGCCTTGCTCTAAACTCACTGAGTTGAATTTAGCAGCTAACGATCTGACTGAATTGTCACAGTTTTCACTCAGAGCAATGAAACGACTAAAACATCTGGACTTAGACAAAAATCATCTGACCAGTGTGCCACTTGCCATCAGAGGCCTCTCCACACTGCAGATCCTACAATTAAGTCACAATTTCATCGCTGAGTTAGGCTGCTCTGACTTCCACAATCTGACGAAATTAACAGAACTGAATCTGAGCCACAATCGCATTTCAATACTcaaaagatgtgtttttcaAGAAATGAATGATTTGAAAATATTGAATGCTAAACACAACCTGATTTCTGAATTTGATGGTACCTTCAAATTCACTCTGCAGAACCTACAAGTTTTGAATTTGTACAGTAATAATTTCAACAAGCTCAGTGACGGTCACTTTCAGAATCTGTCCTCCCTCCGGTCTTTGGCTTTAGAATCAAAGATTTACTCTGTTGCCCAGGCTGGAGCTTTTGAAGGACTGTATGATCTCCAAAATCTAAGTGTTTCACTGTTGTCTTACATGGAGGGACTTTTCACAGGACTGCAGCTCTTAGAAAGTCTCACACTACACCAAAGTTTTGACCGGGACAGTGGTGTTTCTAACAAAAATTTTGAGCCATCTTTCTCTAGTTTGCCTTCATTAAAGAGGCTCGAGATCAAAAATTATAACACATATTCATGTGAAATTTCACAGAATCTGCTTAGAGGTCTTAAATCTTTGGAGCACTTTGCAGCTGAGAGGTTCTTCATTGAGTCACCACACCCtgatacatttacatacagtccTCACCTGAAGAACCTACAGATAACTCAAAGTAATTTGTCAGAGCTGAAACCTGAATTGTTCCAGCCAATCCCAAACCTGCAGGCTCTGGATTTGTCCAAAAATAAGCTCAGGTCTTTGGATTTTCTTGCCCAGGCTGACCTGCCTGCACTTAGCTGGTTGACACTCAGAGGGAATGAGTTGACAGTGATCAATGAGACAATCTTCCAGTCGCTCCCTGCACTGAGGTATCTGGACCTGTTTGGTAACCCTTTCACTTGTGACTGCTCTAACACTGGCTTCATCCAATGGGTGAAGAGCAACAACCAAACACAGGTCGTTAATGCCTACCAGTTTGACTGCTCCTTTCCTCTGAGTAAACTGGGTACTAAATTGCTGGACTTTGACATACAGTCCTGTTGGATGGACTATAGCTTCCTCTGCTTCATTACCAGTACTTGTCTGGTTGTTTTAACTCTGCTCTCATCCTTCATCTACCACTTTCTGCGGTGGCAGCTAGCCTACGCCTACCACCTCTTTCTGGCCTTCTTCTATGatagcaggaagaggaggaagggcaCTCCTCATCGCTACGATGCCTTCATCTCCTACAACATTCACAATGAGGACTGGGTTTATAGAGAAATGCTCCCAGTGCTGGAAGGAGAGCAGGGCTGGAGACTCTGTCTGCACCACAGAGACTTCCAACCAG GTAAGCCCATCATAGAGAACATTACAGACGCAatctacagcagcaggaagaccATCTGTGTGATCAGCCGGCGCTACCTGCAGAGCGAGTGGTGCTCCAGAGAGATCCAGATGGCCAG tttCCGTCTGTTTGACGAGCAGAAGGACGTGTTGATCCTGCTGTTCCTGGAGGAGATCGCAGCTTGGCAGCTGTCTCCCTACTACCGCATGAGGAAGATGGTGAAGAAACGCACCTACCTGAACTGGCCTCAGGCCGGCCAGTACACGGGGGTCTTCTGGCAGAATGTACAGAGAGCTCTGGAGACAGGAGACGCTCCCACCGAGACCACAGACCCACTGACTGGACTTGCAGGACTGGATATTTAA
- the LOC130183646 gene encoding toll-like receptor 13 isoform X2, with translation MASFRLFDEQKDVLILLFLEEIAAWQLSPYYRMRKMVKKRTYLNWPQAGQYTGVFWQNVQRALETGDAPTETTDPLTGLAGLDI, from the exons ATGGCCAG tttCCGTCTGTTTGACGAGCAGAAGGACGTGTTGATCCTGCTGTTCCTGGAGGAGATCGCAGCTTGGCAGCTGTCTCCCTACTACCGCATGAGGAAGATGGTGAAGAAACGCACCTACCTGAACTGGCCTCAGGCCGGCCAGTACACGGGGGTCTTCTGGCAGAATGTACAGAGAGCTCTGGAGACAGGAGACGCTCCCACCGAGACCACAGACCCACTGACTGGACTTGCAGGACTGGATATTTAA